The DNA region GCTGCGATCCCAACGCTCTACAAGCAATATGCCGATCTGTGTGAGAAAGGCGGTGTGCGATTTTTAGGCTTTAACGTTGATGCCGATTTCGCCAATGCGGTTGATGGTTTAGTGATGGTGGACATTCATCGATTAAAAGAGCACAAACGGAAGCGTTATCTCGGTGATTGAAAAAATAAATATAGTAATAAAAAAGCCCAGCTCGAACGCTGGGCTTTCTCGATTTTCAGTTTTTATTACATGTATTCTGGACCGAAGCCGTTCGTCCAAATAATGGCTGACGTTACCATCAGAACAACAAGCATGATAAGCCCTGCAGTAACAACCGAAGAAGCATATAAGAAGCCACGTTCTTCAGGGATATGCATTAAAATTGGTACGCCTGAATAAAGCAGGTAAACCGAATAGGCAACACCTGCCAAAAACACCATAGTGACGAACCATAATTCTGGGTACAATGCAGCAATACCAGACATGATCACAGGTGTTGCAGTGTAGCTAGCTAGTTCCAACGATTGTGTGAAAGTTGGTGCGGCGCCAAAGGTTTTTGCCATCCAATGGATCAAGTAGGCGAGTGCAAA from Pseudidiomarina andamanensis includes:
- a CDS encoding Yip1 family protein is translated as MILNHIWGLYAHPVDEWKSIDQRHESMSFALSHILIVALLPCAAAYYASAHIGWSIGAREVTFLTQNSAMIMAVAMYAGIVAAVFALAYLIHWMAKTFGAAPTFTQSLELASYTATPVIMSGIAALYPELWFVTMVFLAGVAYSVYLLYSGVPILMHIPEERGFLYASSVVTAGLIMLVVLMVTSAIIWTNGFGPEYM